The following are encoded together in the Brassica napus cultivar Da-Ae chromosome A9, Da-Ae, whole genome shotgun sequence genome:
- the LOC106345273 gene encoding putative two-component response regulator ARR20 isoform X2 — protein MSVSSNILKENSRDLLREEEPGDDEVEFPINDEDEDFSITSIRIVLVDSDPESLCLMKNLMTQYSYQVRDFKNGAEAIAFLMMSKHEIDLVIWDFHVPEINGLEALKTIGKEMDLPVVIMSHEHKKKTVMESTKRGSCNFLLKPVSKEIIAVLWQHVYRKRVSIYSVESNPEENVGLDQDDIDLYQTNSNSGEQTSSYQKEGKNKKPRMTWTPELHQLFEKAVEKMGGVEQAVPKQILKCMQEEKDAEGLTRNNVASHLQKYRLNSGKKSSMIQETREDSEWRNAGPNTALTASKPLPNSIFGLHTRVPYFANDQDARNGPMQYPSTNYFTMDNGHFMTNSFANLPYTDSFHQQQQQQFQHQQYSNSSLQLPSVITKQEFPYVSAALENPDLIANENSLYMDLGDYLQEGLSDFDKTNRY, from the exons ATGTCAGTTTCATCAAACATACTCAAAGAGAATTCTCGCGACTTGTTGCGAGAAGAGGAACCTGGTGATGATGAAGTCGAATTTCCCATTAACGATGAGGACGAAGATTTTTCGATAACGAGTATTAGGATTGTTTTGGTAGACTCAGATCCTGAATCCTTATGCCTCATGAAGAACCTCATGACACAGTACTCTTACCAAG TAAGGGATTTTAAAAACGGAGCTGAAGCTATTGCTTTCTTGATGATGAGCAAGCATGAGATCGATTTAGTGATTTGGGATTTTCACGTGCCCGAGATTAATGGACTGGAAGCTCTCAAAACCATTGGTAAAGAGATGGATTTGCCCGTAGTAA TAATGTCTCATGAACACAAGAAGAAAACTGTGATGGAATCGACAAAACGAGGCTCATGTAACTTTCTCCTGAAGCCAGTGAGCAAAGAAATCATTGCAGTTCTATGGCAACATGTTTACCGCAAGAGAGTATCTATATATTCCGTTGAATCAAATCCAGAAGAAAATGTCGGTTTAGATCAAGATGATATTGATCTCTATCAGACCAACTCCAATAGCGGAGAACAAACCAGTTCCTATCAAAAAGAAGGCAAGAACAAGAAACCGCGGATGACTTGGACACCTGAACTTCACCAACTGTTTGAAAAAGCGGTCGAGAAAATGGGCGGTGTTGAAC AGGCCGTTCCAAAGCAGATTCTCAAATGTATGCAAGAAGAAAAGGATGCGGAAGGACTCACTAGAAACAATGTAGCCAGTCATCTTCAG AAGTACCGTCTAAATTCAGGGAAAAAGTCATCCATGATCCAGGAAACTCGAGAAGATTCTGAGTGGCGTAATGCTGGACCAAACACCGCTCTCACGGCTTCTAAACCGCTACCAAACTCCATCTTCGGTCTCCATACTAGAGTACCGTATTTTGCGAACGATCAAGACGCAAGAAACGGCCCCATGCAGTATCCTTCAACCAATTACTTCACAATGGACAATGGCCATTTCATGACCAACTCTTTTGCTAATCTACCTTATACTGACTCGTTtcatcagcaacaacaacaacaatttcAACATCAGCAGTACTCcaattcttctcttcagttacCTTCCGTGATAACCAAACAAGAGTTTCCATACGTGTCAGCAGCCCTGGAAAATCCCGATCTCATAGCTAATGAAAATTCACTCTACATGGACTTGGGAGACTATTTGCAAGAAGGACTTAGCGATTTCGATAAGACTAATCGTTATTGA
- the LOC106345273 gene encoding putative two-component response regulator ARR20 isoform X1, whose product MSVSSNILKENSRDLLREEEPGDDEVEFPINDEDEDFSITSIRIVLVDSDPESLCLMKNLMTQYSYQVRDFKNGAEAIAFLMMSKHEIDLVIWDFHVPEINGLEALKTIGKEMDLPVVIMSHEHKKKTVMESTKRGSCNFLLKPVSKEIIAVLWQHVYRKRVSIYSVESNPEENVGLDQDDIDLYQTNSNSGEQTSSYQKEGKNKKPRMTWTPELHQLFEKAVEKMGGVERNHSHESLVNIQFFFSCYSFIILFFILTMLNAEAVPKQILKCMQEEKDAEGLTRNNVASHLQKYRLNSGKKSSMIQETREDSEWRNAGPNTALTASKPLPNSIFGLHTRVPYFANDQDARNGPMQYPSTNYFTMDNGHFMTNSFANLPYTDSFHQQQQQQFQHQQYSNSSLQLPSVITKQEFPYVSAALENPDLIANENSLYMDLGDYLQEGLSDFDKTNRY is encoded by the exons ATGTCAGTTTCATCAAACATACTCAAAGAGAATTCTCGCGACTTGTTGCGAGAAGAGGAACCTGGTGATGATGAAGTCGAATTTCCCATTAACGATGAGGACGAAGATTTTTCGATAACGAGTATTAGGATTGTTTTGGTAGACTCAGATCCTGAATCCTTATGCCTCATGAAGAACCTCATGACACAGTACTCTTACCAAG TAAGGGATTTTAAAAACGGAGCTGAAGCTATTGCTTTCTTGATGATGAGCAAGCATGAGATCGATTTAGTGATTTGGGATTTTCACGTGCCCGAGATTAATGGACTGGAAGCTCTCAAAACCATTGGTAAAGAGATGGATTTGCCCGTAGTAA TAATGTCTCATGAACACAAGAAGAAAACTGTGATGGAATCGACAAAACGAGGCTCATGTAACTTTCTCCTGAAGCCAGTGAGCAAAGAAATCATTGCAGTTCTATGGCAACATGTTTACCGCAAGAGAGTATCTATATATTCCGTTGAATCAAATCCAGAAGAAAATGTCGGTTTAGATCAAGATGATATTGATCTCTATCAGACCAACTCCAATAGCGGAGAACAAACCAGTTCCTATCAAAAAGAAGGCAAGAACAAGAAACCGCGGATGACTTGGACACCTGAACTTCACCAACTGTTTGAAAAAGCGGTCGAGAAAATGGGCGGTGTTGAACGTAATCATTCACACGAATCTCTTGtgaatattcagttttttttttcatgttattcatttattatcttatttttcattttgacTATGTTAAATGCAGAGGCCGTTCCAAAGCAGATTCTCAAATGTATGCAAGAAGAAAAGGATGCGGAAGGACTCACTAGAAACAATGTAGCCAGTCATCTTCAG AAGTACCGTCTAAATTCAGGGAAAAAGTCATCCATGATCCAGGAAACTCGAGAAGATTCTGAGTGGCGTAATGCTGGACCAAACACCGCTCTCACGGCTTCTAAACCGCTACCAAACTCCATCTTCGGTCTCCATACTAGAGTACCGTATTTTGCGAACGATCAAGACGCAAGAAACGGCCCCATGCAGTATCCTTCAACCAATTACTTCACAATGGACAATGGCCATTTCATGACCAACTCTTTTGCTAATCTACCTTATACTGACTCGTTtcatcagcaacaacaacaacaatttcAACATCAGCAGTACTCcaattcttctcttcagttacCTTCCGTGATAACCAAACAAGAGTTTCCATACGTGTCAGCAGCCCTGGAAAATCCCGATCTCATAGCTAATGAAAATTCACTCTACATGGACTTGGGAGACTATTTGCAAGAAGGACTTAGCGATTTCGATAAGACTAATCGTTATTGA
- the LOC106453964 gene encoding proline-rich protein 3-like, translating into MCSEPGSYGKDKKDVVIYSDPTDSKGYFHVALTNIKDLLHCRVKLYTSPVGTCNNPTNVNKGIAGVPLSMYGYRYHSDKNLKIFSVGPFYFTGYKPALTTPKY; encoded by the coding sequence ATGTGCTCTGAGCCAGGATCATACGGGAAAGACAAGAAGGATGTTGTGATCTACAGCGACCCAACTGACTCTAAGGGATACTTCCACGTGGCGTTGACAAACATTAAGGACCTACTTCACTGTCGTGTGAAGCTCTACACATCTCCTGTCGGGACATGCAACAACCCGACCAATGTCAACAAAGGTATCGCTGGAGTTCCATTGTCAATGTACGGATACCGTTACCACTCCGACAAGAACTTAAAGATCTTTAGCGTCGGACCTTTCTACTTCACCGGTTACAAACCTGCTCTCACCACTCCCAAATACTGA
- the LOC106451979 gene encoding RING-H2 finger protein ATL5 — MGIVDDNSKTLWENMTHGPSSRYALNGKIMLASVIILFVAVILILCFHSYARWLFRRQNRRIRRRISAHLRSLSAARDPTQSSSLSPLDPTVLEKIPIFVYSAKTHKSPPEDCSVCLSEFEEEDEGRVLPKCGHVFHVDCIDTWFRSRSSCPLCRAPVQPEESVTESGLRNSEPVAPVFQSVKPIEDTEAGSSSSSDESESSTPSSSSGSPVRFPTEECGREPIDLVGIVVEIPREFDASNSGLPGDDGLNNRGLLRGYGVFDYSKRIFGY, encoded by the coding sequence aTGGGCATCGTTGATGACAATAGCAAGACACTATGGGAAAACATGACCCATGGACCTTCTTCACGTTACGCACTTAACGGCAAGATCATGCTCGCTTCCGTGATCATCCTCTTCGTCGCCGTCATTCTTATCCTCTGTTTCCACAGCTACGCCAGATGGTTATTCCGTCGTCAAAACCGCCGTATTCGCCGCCGTATCAGTGCTCACCTCCGATCTCTGTCCGCCGCTCGAGACCCCACTCAATCCTCCTCCCTATCTCCTCTCGATCCGACGGTGCTCGAGAAAATCCCGATCTTCGTCTATTCCGCTAAAACCCATAAATCTCCGCCCGAGGATTGCTCCGTTTGCTTGTCggaatttgaagaagaagacgaaggacGTGTCCTTCCGAAATGTGGCCACGTGTTCCATGTTGATTGTATTGACACGTGGTTCCGGTCGAGATCTAGCTGTCCGCTTTGCAGAGCTCCGGTTCAACCCGAGGAGTCGGTTACTGAATCCGGTTTGAGGAATTCAGAACCGGTTGCTCCCGTGTTTCAATCGGTTAAGCCAATTGAGGATACCGAAGCTGGAAGCTCGTCTTCATCGGACGAATCAGAATCCTCGACGCCGTCTTCGTCCTCTGGTTCGCCGGTGAGGTTTCCGACGGAAGAGTGTGGGAGGGAACCGATTGATTTAGTCGGTATAGTTGTTGAGATACCCAGAGAATTTGACGCTTCTAACTCGGGTCTACCCGGAGATGACGGATTGAATAATCGGGGTTTATTGAGAGGCTATGGAGTATTTGATTATTCAAAAAGAATATTCGGATACTAA